One Nocardioides oleivorans DNA segment encodes these proteins:
- a CDS encoding glycosyltransferase family 2 protein translates to MARQPVVRANDWGSLAPATLGAWEPTKSVTVVVPTFNYQRTLPYVLAGLAAQSYPAHLLEVLVVDDQSSPPQELPDVRPENTRIIRVEDGWGRANACHLGALAADGEVLHWYDADMLAHREEVEAHARWHHLVDYAVPGGHKLFVDPTSLFEADPAAVRDRIAAGEAADLFPGEEHEPHQWVEDYWAKTSDLRTAGPRAQRFHIGMTGSVTKALYLDSDGFDVTLRLGEDMHLGHSLAQAGGVFVVDREARSWHLGRSQVLRRAEQVNRYNDPYLADLVPTMRPKRNKRGRAYQVPYLEVVLTAGPADDTIRVVDALLDGDVPDLRVTVVGPWSSVHQDRVQPVEDPVLETRLVHRSYLHEPRVRLVESVDARSDAEFVLTLPDVTLAPLPAALAALLDDLERTHHGARLLSYDSGAVARLERTSALARVGRLAVDGDDLEALLDEAFGTKAYDATAVGFVPVGDREVERFTLPARPPMDPDKSETKLHRALEKASGEVRTPPAQAPAEEQKRGLFGRKK, encoded by the coding sequence ATGGCTCGGCAGCCGGTGGTGCGTGCCAACGACTGGGGGTCGCTCGCGCCCGCGACCCTCGGCGCCTGGGAGCCGACGAAGTCGGTGACCGTCGTGGTCCCGACCTTCAACTACCAGCGCACGCTGCCCTATGTCCTCGCCGGCCTCGCCGCGCAGTCGTACCCCGCGCACCTGCTCGAGGTGCTCGTCGTCGACGACCAGAGCTCGCCGCCGCAGGAGCTGCCCGACGTGCGGCCCGAGAACACCCGCATCATCCGGGTCGAGGACGGCTGGGGCCGCGCCAACGCCTGCCACCTCGGCGCGCTCGCCGCCGACGGCGAGGTCCTGCACTGGTACGACGCCGACATGCTCGCCCACCGCGAGGAGGTCGAGGCGCACGCCCGGTGGCACCACCTCGTCGACTACGCCGTTCCCGGCGGGCACAAGCTCTTCGTCGACCCGACCTCGCTCTTCGAGGCCGACCCCGCTGCCGTGCGCGACCGCATCGCTGCCGGCGAGGCGGCCGACCTCTTCCCGGGCGAGGAGCACGAGCCGCACCAGTGGGTCGAGGACTACTGGGCCAAGACCAGCGACCTGCGCACCGCCGGCCCGCGCGCGCAGCGCTTCCACATCGGCATGACCGGCTCGGTCACCAAGGCCCTCTACCTCGACTCCGACGGCTTCGACGTCACCCTCCGCCTCGGCGAGGACATGCACCTCGGCCACTCGCTCGCGCAGGCCGGCGGCGTGTTCGTCGTCGACCGCGAGGCCCGCAGCTGGCACCTCGGCCGCTCGCAGGTGCTGCGTCGCGCGGAGCAGGTGAACCGCTACAACGACCCCTACCTCGCCGACCTGGTGCCGACGATGCGCCCCAAGCGCAACAAGCGCGGCCGCGCCTACCAGGTGCCCTACCTCGAGGTCGTGCTCACCGCAGGTCCTGCCGACGACACGATCCGGGTCGTCGACGCACTGCTCGACGGCGACGTGCCGGACCTGCGGGTCACCGTCGTCGGCCCGTGGTCGTCGGTCCACCAGGACCGCGTCCAGCCGGTCGAGGACCCGGTGCTCGAGACCCGCCTGGTCCACCGGTCCTACCTCCACGAGCCGCGCGTCCGGCTGGTCGAGTCCGTCGACGCACGCAGCGACGCCGAGTTCGTCCTGACGCTGCCCGACGTCACGCTCGCCCCGCTCCCGGCCGCGCTCGCTGCGCTGCTCGACGACCTCGAGCGCACCCACCACGGTGCCCGCCTGCTGTCGTACGACTCGGGCGCCGTCGCGCGACTCGAGCGGACCTCCGCCCTCGCGCGGGTCGGCCGCCTGGCCGTCGACGGCGACGACCTCGAGGCGCTGCTCGACGAGGCGTTCGGCACGAAGGCCTACGACGCGACGGCGGTCGGCTTCGTGCCGGTCGGCGACCGCGAGGTCGAGCGCTTCACCCTCCCCGCCCGTCCGCCGATGGACCCCGACAAGTCGGAGACCAAGCTGCACCGCGCGCTCGAGAAGGCCTCGGGCGAGGTCCGGACCCCGCCCGCCCAGGCGCCTGCCGAGGAGCAGAAGCGCGGCCTCTTCGGCCGCAAGAAGTAA
- a CDS encoding glycosyltransferase family A protein, whose product MTHPLDDVRMPGPTLVLVDDADRLAIEALHGIEDVPGIEPTIVPLSSLDGPRKGWGSVLVVAADRARLRRMASAVPLLGQCKVVACWLTDAPAPWVLVPRPEWPRLVHLAAREAGDRGVLTVARFASGARAQLVVMEMARQVAGPGDATHGGLVVAYAGRPAAPGLDARSVLVSAAADAGEAERDVPPDVVIARRGATSQQSVAEHHVIDRAPTVVTDPGPEPVDERVYNPIGFRKDWDHPVVDLSRISRGPVTEDVVAAARAFQGVRLGADVPTADLLALAISGVPIVTEGVLDVAPAVAAALDADVDLDDPLRREEHSLAVRRATFDHHSTLAWRSALADRSGARHVGLPPVSALLATRRPEMLDFALRQVARQRGADVELVLAAHGFEPDRDAVRRALGDRPHQVLTFDGSTFFGDVLTAASRAASGEVLLKIDDDDWYAPDAVHDLLMARRFSGADVVGMPSEFVFLHGNDAREAITVRRKHPSEVFARFVAGGTLLLDRGLLRSLGDFRRVRKFVDAQLLAGVEAAGGRIYRTHGLGYILRRTGDGHTWVRDDEEFRRPDIVASEWPGFRPSLALEVDPVDRPDGGG is encoded by the coding sequence GTGACCCATCCCCTCGACGACGTCCGGATGCCCGGACCGACCCTGGTGCTGGTCGACGACGCCGACCGCCTCGCGATCGAGGCGCTGCACGGCATCGAGGACGTGCCCGGCATCGAGCCGACGATCGTCCCGCTGTCCTCGCTCGACGGCCCGCGCAAGGGCTGGGGCTCGGTGCTCGTCGTGGCCGCCGATCGCGCGCGGCTGCGGCGGATGGCGAGCGCCGTACCCCTCCTCGGCCAGTGCAAGGTCGTCGCCTGCTGGCTCACCGACGCCCCCGCGCCGTGGGTCCTCGTGCCGCGCCCGGAGTGGCCGCGGCTGGTGCACCTCGCCGCCCGTGAGGCCGGCGACCGCGGCGTGCTCACGGTCGCGCGCTTCGCCTCCGGCGCCCGTGCGCAGCTCGTCGTGATGGAGATGGCGCGCCAGGTCGCGGGACCGGGTGACGCGACCCACGGCGGCCTCGTGGTGGCCTACGCCGGGCGCCCCGCAGCGCCGGGCCTCGACGCCCGGTCGGTGCTGGTCAGCGCCGCCGCCGACGCCGGCGAGGCCGAGCGCGACGTGCCGCCCGACGTGGTCATCGCCCGCCGCGGCGCCACCAGCCAGCAGAGCGTGGCCGAGCACCACGTCATCGACCGCGCCCCGACCGTCGTCACCGATCCGGGCCCCGAGCCGGTCGACGAGCGCGTCTACAACCCGATCGGCTTCCGCAAGGACTGGGATCACCCGGTCGTCGACCTGTCGCGCATCAGCCGCGGGCCGGTGACCGAGGACGTCGTCGCCGCGGCGCGCGCGTTCCAGGGCGTACGCCTCGGCGCCGACGTGCCCACGGCCGACCTGCTCGCGCTCGCGATCTCGGGCGTGCCGATCGTGACCGAGGGCGTCCTCGACGTCGCACCGGCCGTCGCCGCCGCGCTCGACGCCGACGTCGACCTCGACGACCCGCTGCGGCGCGAGGAGCACAGCCTCGCCGTCCGACGCGCCACCTTCGACCACCACTCGACGCTGGCCTGGCGCTCCGCGCTCGCCGATCGGTCCGGCGCCCGTCATGTCGGGCTGCCGCCGGTCAGCGCGCTGCTCGCCACCCGTCGCCCGGAGATGCTCGACTTCGCGCTGCGGCAGGTCGCGCGGCAGCGGGGCGCCGACGTCGAGCTCGTGCTCGCCGCCCACGGCTTCGAGCCCGACCGCGACGCCGTACGACGCGCGCTCGGCGACCGCCCGCACCAGGTCCTGACCTTCGACGGGTCGACGTTCTTCGGAGACGTCCTCACCGCTGCGTCGCGGGCCGCCTCGGGCGAGGTGCTGCTGAAGATCGACGACGACGACTGGTACGCCCCCGACGCGGTGCACGACCTGCTGATGGCCCGCCGCTTCTCGGGCGCCGACGTGGTCGGGATGCCGTCGGAGTTCGTCTTCCTCCACGGCAACGACGCCCGCGAGGCCATCACCGTGCGCCGCAAGCACCCGTCCGAGGTGTTCGCGCGCTTCGTGGCCGGCGGCACCCTGCTGCTCGACCGCGGGCTGCTGCGCTCGCTCGGCGACTTCCGCCGGGTCCGCAAGTTCGTCGACGCGCAGCTGCTCGCCGGCGTAGAGGCAGCGGGTGGCCGGATCTACCGCACCCACGGCCTCGGCTACATCCTGCGCCGCACCGGCGACGGACACACCTGGGTCCGCGACGACGAGGAGTTCCGTCGACCTGACATCGTGGCCTCCGAGTGGCCCGGCTTCCGGCCGAGCCTGGCGCTGGAGGTCGACCCGGTCGACCGTCCCGACGGGGGTGGGTAG
- a CDS encoding glycosyltransferase family 2 protein has translation MPDIASLEGEPGYDVTWPWTAGEPLTPGLTCVFRVRNEARNLPWVLPPIFSAVQHVLLVDNGSDDGTADVARRVAEECGAADRLTVLDYPHQVARAGGEHLATPATSVHSLTHFYNWCFSHVRTTYSMKWDGDMVLSPEGAGILRDLAWQLQSTRAIVAMPRHPLTVVDESTGWLDLSLRFLEPWVYPMGPDFTFVKAFDWELREFPPGVERIVLQQGLVLEVKWLDADEYAHWRRDGVDFTNTRLYRKLREFEVDEAIRNGDPEALGGLVKVTAPEGVHIIDHVSRDWLWRQPRPLVQHSLPASLKERVRP, from the coding sequence ATGCCCGACATCGCCTCGCTCGAGGGGGAGCCCGGCTACGACGTCACCTGGCCCTGGACCGCAGGGGAGCCGCTGACGCCGGGGCTGACGTGCGTGTTCCGGGTCCGCAACGAGGCGCGCAACCTGCCGTGGGTGCTGCCGCCGATCTTCTCCGCGGTGCAGCACGTGCTGCTCGTGGACAACGGCTCCGACGACGGCACCGCCGACGTGGCGCGCCGGGTCGCCGAGGAGTGCGGTGCGGCCGACCGGCTCACCGTCCTCGACTACCCCCACCAGGTCGCCCGTGCGGGCGGTGAGCACCTGGCCACGCCCGCGACGAGCGTCCACTCGCTGACGCACTTCTACAACTGGTGCTTCTCCCACGTCCGCACGACCTACTCGATGAAGTGGGACGGCGACATGGTGCTCTCGCCCGAGGGCGCCGGCATCCTGCGCGACCTCGCGTGGCAGCTGCAGTCGACCCGCGCGATCGTTGCGATGCCGCGCCACCCGCTCACCGTGGTCGACGAGTCGACCGGCTGGCTCGACCTGTCGCTGCGCTTCCTCGAGCCGTGGGTCTACCCGATGGGCCCGGACTTCACCTTCGTGAAGGCCTTCGACTGGGAGCTGCGTGAGTTCCCGCCCGGCGTCGAGCGGATCGTCCTCCAGCAGGGCCTGGTGCTCGAGGTGAAGTGGCTCGACGCCGACGAGTACGCCCATTGGCGCCGCGACGGCGTCGACTTCACCAACACCCGCCTCTACCGCAAGCTGCGCGAGTTCGAGGTCGACGAGGCGATCCGCAACGGCGACCCCGAGGCCCTCGGCGGCCTCGTCAAGGTGACCGCGCCCGAGGGAGTGCACATCATCGACCACGTCAGCCGCGACTGGCTCTGGCGCCAGCCCCGCCCGCTCGTGCAGCACTCGCTGCCCGCCTCCCTGAAGGAACGAGTGCGCCCGTGA
- a CDS encoding sulfotransferase family protein: protein MSERRIVYVVGSGRSGTSTMAGTLRTLGLHVPQPEVVADATNPKGFGEPRWVVDLHTELLQRSNVQVSDARPRAWLDTGTTSGDHAVRERVTAWLEEQFAVADELVVKDPRAAWFLGLWRAGADRCGATSSYVTMLRPVTEVVGSKQTYYGQMGAGSDQGAVTRTAAWINMMLHTERATRGQQRAFVRYGDLLDDWTQPVFALGEAFDLAGVKTAMAVDIAEVHRFIDPSLRRVTMTWDDIGVPARLRELADETWHALDALAGDDSTELQMTCDQLRAAYAEQYADAEAFAHSTVVAQRRTAAAEARREASQPAPDTRSGADRVPHAVRAMVPPAARQKLRRAMGRERPA from the coding sequence ATGAGTGAGCGTCGCATCGTGTACGTCGTCGGCTCGGGCCGCAGCGGCACGAGCACGATGGCCGGCACTCTGCGCACGCTGGGCCTGCACGTGCCGCAACCGGAGGTGGTCGCCGACGCGACCAACCCGAAGGGCTTCGGCGAGCCGCGGTGGGTGGTCGACCTGCACACCGAGCTCCTGCAGCGCAGCAACGTGCAGGTGTCCGACGCCCGCCCCCGCGCGTGGCTCGACACCGGCACGACGAGCGGCGACCACGCAGTCCGCGAGCGCGTGACGGCGTGGCTCGAGGAGCAGTTCGCCGTCGCCGACGAGCTCGTCGTCAAGGACCCCCGCGCCGCGTGGTTCCTCGGCCTCTGGCGCGCGGGTGCCGACCGCTGCGGCGCCACGTCGTCGTACGTCACCATGCTCCGGCCGGTCACCGAGGTGGTCGGCTCCAAGCAGACCTACTACGGCCAGATGGGCGCCGGGTCCGACCAGGGCGCCGTCACCCGCACCGCGGCGTGGATCAACATGATGCTCCACACCGAGCGCGCCACCCGCGGCCAGCAGCGCGCCTTCGTCCGCTACGGCGACCTCCTCGACGACTGGACGCAGCCGGTCTTCGCGCTCGGCGAGGCGTTCGACCTGGCCGGAGTGAAGACCGCGATGGCCGTCGACATCGCCGAGGTGCACCGCTTCATCGACCCGTCGCTGCGGCGCGTGACGATGACGTGGGACGACATCGGCGTGCCGGCGCGGCTGCGCGAGCTCGCCGACGAGACCTGGCACGCCCTCGACGCCCTCGCCGGCGACGACTCCACCGAGCTCCAGATGACGTGCGACCAGCTGCGCGCTGCCTATGCGGAGCAGTACGCCGACGCCGAGGCGTTCGCCCACTCGACGGTCGTGGCCCAGCGGCGTACGGCGGCCGCGGAGGCGCGGCGCGAGGCGAGCCAGCCGGCGCCCGACACCCGCAGTGGCGCCGACCGTGTCCCGCACGCGGTGCGCGCGATGGTGCCGCCGGCCGCCCGGCAGAAGCTGCGCAGGGCGATGGGCCGGGAGCGGCCTGCCTGA
- a CDS encoding GIY-YIG nuclease family protein, translated as MPWTYILECSDGSFYVGSTRNLDRRVWEHAEGLGAEYTKRRRPVRLAWAGEFERVADAFAFEKQVQGWRRDKRLALIEGRYDDLPELAAGHWRRTSSG; from the coding sequence ATGCCCTGGACCTACATCCTCGAGTGCTCGGACGGCAGCTTCTACGTCGGGAGCACCCGCAACCTCGACCGCCGGGTCTGGGAGCACGCCGAAGGACTCGGCGCGGAGTACACGAAGCGCCGTCGGCCGGTCAGGCTGGCGTGGGCCGGCGAGTTCGAGCGCGTCGCCGACGCCTTCGCGTTCGAGAAGCAGGTCCAGGGGTGGCGGCGCGACAAGAGGCTGGCGCTCATCGAGGGGAGGTACGACGACCTCCCCGAGCTCGCGGCAGGGCACTGGCGGCGTACGTCGTCCGGGTGA
- a CDS encoding GH1 family beta-glucosidase, whose protein sequence is MPPPHDFPLLPPGFRFGTSTASYQVEGAATEDGRGPSIWDTFTAEPGRVVDGSTGAVACDHYHRVDEDVALMRELGTTGYRFSIAWPRIQPDGRGPASAKGLAFYDRLIDTLLANGQQPMVTLYHWDLPQALEDDGGWLNRDTVERFADYAAIVGEKFVDRVEHWIPVNEPNVASILGYGMGTHAPGKAMLFDCLAAAHHLLMAHGRAAIELRKVGAESIGCANNHAPIWPASDDDADVGISKIFDALWNGMFLEPMLLGRYPVDLMPLFEDVMHDGDLATIRQPLDFYGVNYYNPMKIAAADEESDIPFDFREVVGYPTTDIGWPIVPDALREWLVMFRARFRAALPPIMITESGCSYNMGPDEDGVVDDQPRIDYLRSHVNAVSEAITRGVDVRGYYTWSLMDNFEWAEGYTQRFGLVHVDYETLARTRKKSFQWYADLIKAQPQHL, encoded by the coding sequence GTGCCACCACCGCATGACTTCCCCCTGCTCCCGCCCGGCTTCCGGTTCGGGACCAGCACCGCGAGCTACCAGGTCGAGGGTGCTGCGACGGAGGACGGGCGCGGGCCGAGCATCTGGGACACCTTCACCGCCGAGCCCGGTCGGGTCGTCGACGGAAGCACGGGCGCCGTGGCGTGCGACCACTACCACCGGGTCGACGAGGACGTCGCCCTGATGAGGGAGCTGGGCACGACCGGCTACCGCTTCTCGATCGCCTGGCCGCGCATCCAGCCCGACGGCCGCGGGCCGGCCAGCGCGAAGGGCCTGGCGTTCTACGACCGGCTCATCGACACCCTCCTGGCCAACGGCCAGCAGCCGATGGTCACGCTCTACCACTGGGACCTGCCGCAGGCGCTCGAGGACGACGGCGGTTGGCTCAACCGCGACACCGTCGAGCGCTTCGCCGACTACGCCGCCATCGTGGGCGAGAAGTTCGTCGACCGCGTCGAGCACTGGATCCCCGTCAACGAGCCCAACGTCGCCTCGATCCTCGGCTACGGCATGGGCACCCACGCGCCCGGCAAGGCGATGCTCTTCGACTGCCTCGCCGCCGCCCACCACCTCCTGATGGCCCATGGTCGCGCGGCGATCGAGCTGCGGAAGGTCGGCGCCGAGTCGATCGGCTGCGCCAACAACCACGCCCCGATCTGGCCCGCCAGCGACGACGACGCCGACGTCGGGATCAGCAAGATCTTCGACGCCCTCTGGAACGGGATGTTCCTCGAGCCGATGCTGCTCGGGCGCTACCCCGTCGACCTGATGCCGCTCTTCGAGGACGTGATGCACGACGGCGACCTCGCCACGATCCGCCAGCCGCTCGACTTCTACGGCGTCAACTACTACAACCCGATGAAGATCGCCGCGGCCGACGAGGAGTCCGACATCCCGTTCGACTTCCGCGAGGTCGTGGGCTACCCGACCACCGACATCGGCTGGCCGATCGTCCCCGACGCCCTGCGCGAGTGGCTGGTCATGTTCCGCGCCCGCTTCCGCGCGGCCCTGCCGCCGATCATGATCACCGAGTCCGGGTGCAGCTACAACATGGGTCCGGACGAGGACGGCGTCGTCGACGACCAGCCCCGCATCGACTACCTCCGCTCCCACGTCAACGCCGTCTCCGAGGCGATCACCCGCGGCGTCGACGTCCGCGGCTACTACACGTGGTCGCTGATGGACAACTTCGAGTGGGCCGAGGGCTACACCCAGCGCTTCGGCCTCGTCCACGTCGACTACGAGACCCTGGCGCGCACGCGCAAGAAGTCGTTCCAGTGGTACGCCGACCTGATCAAGGCGCAGCCGCAGCACCTGTGA
- a CDS encoding pirin family protein, which yields MGMAVYAASDRSSSAEVGRLTRHSFSFGPHYDPTNLGFGPLVCHNDDVLAAGAGYPDHPHSELEIVTWVLEGTLVHTDSTGAQHVVEAGRVQVLSAGSGIRHSEVADARLGGCRFVQAWLAPSVPGREPAYVLGEAPQPASGLVEVAGGDGLPIGTSGARLLVARLAPGDAITLPEDPRQHVFAATGAVSLEGLELRDGDAVRVDDEPGRVVRASEETELLVWSFG from the coding sequence ATGGGCATGGCCGTGTACGCCGCTTCGGACAGGTCCTCCTCCGCAGAGGTGGGGAGGCTCACCCGGCACTCCTTCTCCTTCGGACCGCACTACGACCCGACCAACCTCGGCTTCGGTCCCTTGGTCTGCCACAACGATGACGTCCTGGCCGCCGGCGCCGGCTATCCCGACCACCCGCACTCGGAGCTCGAGATCGTCACTTGGGTGCTCGAGGGGACCCTCGTGCACACCGACTCGACGGGCGCGCAGCACGTCGTCGAGGCCGGTCGCGTGCAGGTGCTGTCGGCCGGGTCGGGCATCCGGCACAGCGAGGTCGCCGACGCGCGGTTGGGGGGCTGCCGCTTCGTCCAGGCCTGGCTCGCGCCGTCCGTGCCGGGGCGGGAGCCGGCGTACGTCCTGGGCGAGGCGCCGCAGCCCGCGTCCGGGCTGGTCGAGGTGGCCGGCGGCGACGGCCTCCCGATCGGCACGTCGGGGGCCCGGCTCCTCGTCGCCCGGCTCGCGCCCGGTGACGCGATCACGCTGCCCGAGGACCCGCGCCAGCACGTCTTCGCCGCCACCGGGGCGGTCTCGCTCGAGGGCCTGGAGCTGCGGGACGGCGACGCCGTACGAGTCGACGACGAGCCGGGGCGGGTGGTCCGGGCGTCGGAGGAGACCGAGCTGCTGGTCTGGTCCTTCGGCTGA
- a CDS encoding amidase family protein translates to MSFTPSGRTARLVALPAIAAVALGTLAITPGAQALTSVATANGATVSINDARRPGLDTGSIRNVSGSRMEGFGNIFVHVDAPAGEEPRMNDQMMRGFGLTATTPGSYASTKSVRLGDVLMSRKVQVATASSTTSFFDTFTNASTEPVTLEVSFGGSLGSGLTATTSPNKATISASSSGNNAVDTTDTWVTATTPGATRPTGVVVGSGVGALGDQQSNPFETAYVPTGSRANDLGFVRTLTIEPGATESLMQYVVVGTLSDTTQIVTDTAALAAAPNLSTLTLDEICTLQNLDITSYAAACAGAEPLRLPAADAEVVPTTDVAYDVTGKTIAQLQADMVAGRVTSVQVTKAYLDRIEAYDDGALGFHAFITVAKDAVAQAMAADEARKAGRTGDLLGIPIALKDIYDTRDMPTSGGTLALKDWEPKKDAWQVARLREAGAVMIGKTVLSEFANSGSFSESGFKQVWNALYPSKTSFGSSGGSATAVAADLAAAAMGTQTGVSLYAPSTGASLTTFRGTDGLASTNGVMPLTWATDYAGPMAKSVTDVASLLDATSTRTTGNNPDDLLTSRVDNSLRPVEWKSSLEADALEGKVIGYVPSAFTSTAIVDDNAGAVALADATAAIEAAGGTLVALPAGAATAPANPPAAGFPTTGSAGSEGWERYIGEARPATFPMTAKQLLENPLNLPYNVSGNYSYNPMDDTSVTNLLARRDAYKVNADTWMDTAFGRSVDAVIYPGFLTSVGNNDAASAIFSSDRASGVITQGIGLPTAILPIGANDEGQSNNVQIVGRAWDDTAVLGYAYAVEQQAGAAMHTEFAPALAWSGPAASTTSVGLGATATAYGTATTATVTVAADPAATGPVSVEVAGTTVTGTLAGGTATVTLPATTPVGTHLVTASYGGSSTVSASAATATLKVTQAAPTITAKLVRTKVKVGQKAKVSVTISTTGPSTVLVHDGSKVIRTRTVTGSKTLSLGKLKAGKHKIRLTVVAGEQYAAATSRTLHLKVVKARKKK, encoded by the coding sequence ATGTCCTTCACCCCCTCCGGGCGCACAGCCCGTCTCGTCGCCCTGCCGGCGATCGCGGCGGTCGCCCTCGGCACCCTCGCCATCACGCCCGGCGCACAGGCGCTGACCAGCGTCGCCACCGCCAACGGTGCGACGGTCAGCATCAACGATGCCCGCCGCCCCGGCCTCGACACCGGCTCGATCCGCAACGTCAGCGGGTCCCGGATGGAGGGCTTCGGCAACATCTTCGTCCACGTCGACGCACCCGCCGGCGAGGAGCCGCGGATGAACGACCAGATGATGCGCGGCTTCGGCCTGACCGCGACCACCCCGGGCTCCTACGCCTCCACGAAGTCGGTCCGTCTCGGGGACGTGCTGATGTCGCGGAAGGTGCAGGTCGCCACGGCCAGCAGCACCACCAGCTTCTTCGACACCTTCACCAACGCCTCGACCGAGCCGGTCACGCTCGAGGTGTCGTTCGGCGGATCGCTGGGCTCCGGGCTGACGGCGACGACCAGCCCCAACAAGGCCACGATCAGCGCCTCGAGCAGCGGCAACAACGCCGTCGACACCACCGACACGTGGGTCACCGCGACCACCCCGGGCGCCACCCGTCCGACCGGCGTCGTCGTCGGCTCGGGAGTGGGCGCGCTCGGTGACCAGCAGTCCAACCCGTTCGAGACGGCGTACGTCCCCACGGGCAGCCGCGCCAACGACCTGGGCTTCGTCCGCACCCTCACCATCGAGCCCGGCGCGACCGAGTCCCTGATGCAGTACGTCGTCGTGGGCACGCTGTCGGACACCACGCAGATCGTGACGGACACCGCCGCCCTGGCTGCGGCGCCGAACCTGTCGACGCTCACCCTCGACGAGATCTGCACGCTGCAGAACCTCGACATCACGTCGTACGCCGCCGCGTGCGCCGGTGCGGAGCCGCTGAGGCTGCCGGCCGCCGACGCCGAGGTCGTGCCCACCACCGACGTCGCCTACGACGTCACCGGCAAGACGATCGCGCAGCTCCAGGCCGACATGGTCGCCGGCAGGGTCACCTCGGTGCAGGTCACCAAGGCCTACCTCGACCGCATCGAGGCCTACGACGACGGTGCGCTCGGCTTCCACGCCTTCATCACCGTCGCGAAGGACGCCGTGGCCCAGGCGATGGCGGCCGACGAGGCGCGCAAGGCCGGTCGCACGGGCGACCTGCTCGGCATCCCGATCGCGCTGAAGGACATCTACGACACGAGGGACATGCCCACCTCCGGCGGCACGCTCGCGCTCAAGGACTGGGAGCCGAAGAAGGACGCGTGGCAGGTCGCCAGGCTGCGCGAGGCCGGTGCCGTGATGATCGGCAAGACGGTGCTCTCGGAGTTCGCCAACTCGGGCTCCTTCAGCGAGAGCGGCTTCAAGCAGGTCTGGAACGCGCTGTACCCGTCGAAGACGTCGTTCGGCTCCAGCGGCGGGTCGGCCACCGCGGTCGCCGCCGACCTCGCGGCCGCTGCGATGGGCACCCAGACCGGCGTCTCGCTCTACGCCCCGTCGACCGGCGCGAGCCTCACGACGTTCCGTGGCACCGACGGCCTCGCCAGCACCAACGGCGTCATGCCGCTGACCTGGGCCACGGACTACGCCGGTCCGATGGCGAAGTCGGTCACCGACGTCGCGTCGCTGCTCGACGCCACCTCGACGCGGACGACGGGCAACAACCCCGACGACCTGCTCACCAGCCGCGTCGACAACAGCCTGCGTCCGGTCGAGTGGAAGTCATCGCTCGAGGCCGACGCGCTCGAGGGCAAGGTCATCGGCTACGTGCCGAGCGCCTTCACCTCGACCGCGATCGTCGACGACAACGCCGGCGCGGTCGCCCTCGCCGACGCCACGGCCGCCATCGAGGCGGCCGGTGGCACGCTCGTCGCCCTGCCGGCAGGCGCTGCGACCGCACCCGCCAACCCGCCGGCCGCGGGCTTCCCGACCACGGGCAGCGCCGGATCAGAGGGCTGGGAGCGCTACATCGGCGAGGCGCGTCCCGCGACCTTCCCGATGACCGCGAAGCAGCTGCTGGAGAACCCGCTCAACCTGCCCTACAACGTCTCCGGCAACTACTCCTACAACCCGATGGACGACACCAGCGTCACCAACCTGCTGGCCCGTCGCGACGCCTACAAGGTCAACGCGGACACCTGGATGGACACCGCCTTCGGCCGGTCCGTCGACGCCGTGATCTACCCGGGCTTCCTCACCAGCGTCGGCAACAACGACGCTGCGTCGGCGATCTTCAGCTCCGACCGCGCGTCCGGCGTGATCACCCAGGGCATCGGCCTCCCGACCGCGATCCTGCCGATCGGGGCCAACGACGAGGGCCAGTCCAACAACGTGCAGATCGTCGGCCGGGCCTGGGACGACACGGCCGTCCTCGGCTACGCGTACGCCGTCGAGCAGCAGGCCGGGGCCGCGATGCACACCGAGTTCGCCCCCGCCCTTGCGTGGAGCGGACCGGCCGCGTCGACGACCTCGGTCGGCCTCGGCGCCACCGCGACGGCGTACGGCACCGCGACGACGGCGACGGTCACCGTCGCCGCGGACCCGGCAGCGACCGGGCCCGTCTCGGTCGAGGTCGCGGGCACGACCGTCACCGGCACCCTCGCCGGCGGCACGGCCACCGTCACGCTCCCGGCCACCACGCCGGTGGGCACCCACCTGGTGACGGCGTCGTACGGCGGCTCGTCGACGGTCTCCGCGAGCGCCGCCACCGCGACGCTCAAGGTCACGCAGGCAGCGCCGACCATCACGGCCAAGCTGGTCAGGACGAAGGTCAAGGTCGGCCAGAAGGCCAAGGTCAGCGTCACGATCAGCACCACCGGACCCTCCACGGTGCTGGTCCACGACGGCAGCAAGGTGATCCGGACGCGGACCGTCACCGGCAGCAAGACGCTGTCGCTCGGCAAGCTGAAGGCCGGCAAGCACAAGATCCGGCTCACCGTGGTCGCCGGTGAGCAGTACGCCGCCGCCACCAGCCGGACGCTCCACCTGAAGGTCGTGAAGGCCAGGAAGAAGAAGTAG